In the Alligator mississippiensis isolate rAllMis1 chromosome 7, rAllMis1, whole genome shotgun sequence genome, one interval contains:
- the NFU1 gene encoding NFU1 iron-sulfur cluster scaffold homolog, mitochondrial isoform X3 has translation MFIQTQDTPNPNSVKFIPGKQVLESRTMEFSTPAAAFCSPLARQLFRIEGVKSVFFGPDFITITKESEVLDWNLLKPDIYATIMDFFASGLPVVTEEAPRTDTASSEEDDEVVLMIKELLDTRIRPTVQEDGGDVIYKGFEDGIVQLKLQGSCTSCPSSIITLKNGIQNMLQFYIPEVEGVEQFAEELEEICCKQSFLGRTGFGADLRKVILYVHYPGAEVSLEKMNI, from the exons ATGTTTATTCAGACCCAGGACACTCCAAACCCAAACAGTGTGAAGTTTATTCCAGGGAAACAAGTGCTGGAGTCGAGGACCATGGAATTCTCAACACCAGCTGCAGCATTTTGCTCACCATTAGCAAG ACAGTTATTCAGGATTGAAGGAGTTAAAAGTGTCTTCTTTGGGCCTGACTTCATCACAATCACAAAG GAGAGTGAAGTCCTGGATTGGAACTTACTGAAACCAGATATTTATGCAACTATAATGGATTTCTTTGCCTCTGGCTTACCTGTAGTTACTGAAGAGGCACCTCGTACAGACACAG CTTCTTCGGAGGAAGATGACGAAGTTGTATTAATGATTAAGGAACTGCTGGATACTAGGATAAG GCCAACAGTGCAGGAGGATGGCGGCGATGTCATATACAAAGGATTTGAAGATGGGATTGTGCAGCTAAAATTGCAGGGGTCATGCACGAGCTGTCCTAGTTCTATCATAACGCTGAAGAACGGAATACAGAACATGCTACAGTTCTATATTCCTGAAGTAGAAGGTGTGGAACAG TTTGCAGAAGAACTAGAGGAGATTTGTTGCAAGCAGAGCTTCCTCGGGAGGACAGGGTTTGGGGCAGACCTGAGGAAAGTGATCTTGTATGTTCATTATCCAGGAGCTGAGGTTTCTTTAGAAAAAATGAACATCTGA